GCAGACAATGGCGTCtggttattattatattttgtcGCTCTACTTACCGCTTCGACGATACAACAAGAGCACCCTAATAAAATAGAGTTTATAATTCCATATGCTTGTAACACAACCTGTAGACCTTCATATTTGTTGTTGAACAGGTTGAGTGGTATCGACTGCATTCTCTAAATGTTCTCGCAACATTTATCATAGCTTTTAAAGATTTTATGTAAAGCATGTCGCACACGAGCAAAATTGCATTCGAGATGATTCTAGAAAATTTAACGTTCCGCTACTCACCGTTGTCTCGTGTTTCTCGATATCGTGTCCGACGACAGAACTCCCGAATTCTTTGCCCTGGTGACGGCAAATACAATATCTCAGATTGAGATGAGCTTTGGCGTACTGAGAACAGAGATAAACCGAAATGCCGGCACAGAGAATCGTCGTCGCTGCAAAAATGCCAACCAGAATATACGCGACCTGGCAGCCTTCCGTCAGTGGCTGCATCATCGGCTGTGTTGGAAGCTCCGTAGTTTGTATGCGCTCTCTCGTCGGTGTGTGTTCGTGTGACTGTACACTAGTTGTGggcaaagaagaagaagatgccGTTGGTTGCATTACAGTCGTGCCGCCTTCGGAGCGCGCAAGCCGCGTTAACAGCGAGGGAGTCAGCAGCAACCGAGCCCGTGTTGGTGTCGACGACGGTGTTGTCGGCTGTGTGATGTCCTCATTCGCCGTTTCCATTACCGAATGGCCTGCGGTCAAATTAGAAAACCGCGTAAGAGGTGACGTCGAAACCTCATTCGGCTGTGTAAGTGACTCCGAAGTGCGAGGCCTGGTTGTCGACGCGGGCGCCTCAGATGTGGAATAGGTCACCGTTGAGTCACTGACGGTGACTTCTGTTGATCGAGATGACGGTTGCGGAGTCGTAGTACTGTTACAGGGGCAAGACACTCTGATTTCGTAGTTAAAACACCTAGAGCCCGTCTGATTCCTATGGAAACACATGAATCCAGGGTTCACAGCGCACGTTAGTCCTACTTGGCCCGTTTGGTCATACGGGGTGTTTGGCGGGGTTGCAAGCCGACACTCTATTCCAATCACGTCTTCGCAGAAAAAATGCGTTCTTCGCAATTGGTCGACGATTTCGAAGTCGCCCAAAGCCGAGTCTACAATGTGGGTGTCTTCGTCGTCCATCCAATCAGTCCAACAGAACTGGTAGAAGTCAATAACAAACACgaaaatcattttttctcaAGGCACTATCTCTTCATCCAGGTAATCATAAGACACTCAATTGGAACAATTCTGAACATTTCGTATTCAATAAGcactgaaaaattacaaattgttactttttcaaaactatataGAAATAACAATAactgacaaaataaaatacCAGAATAACCACATCCTTTACTTGAGTTCAACATtacgcaaacaaacaaacaagcacaaacaaacaaacaaaacaaaacaaaaaaacccaaaaaaacaaacaaacagaaatacaaataaaaccaaaaaatCTGATCCACCAACCTGACTTTGCGTTCCGCGAAACAGTGTCAAGGCAGCGATGGTTGTCAGTAGCAACGCGGCAGCCGGGGTCGGCGACGTGTTGCCTTCCATGATTCCCTGCCCGGCAAAGGCTGAAGACAGTACAAATGTTCTAAACACCCGCGCAGACCAGATCCTAGAAATATCAATACGTTGTTTGGGTTTTGAAAGACTGGGCATCTCAATAGGAATGATAATTCTGAGCGATGTGGACTCGATGTTGCGTGTGATGAAGAATCGCGGTACATTTACCAAAGGAAAATTGCGGGAATAAATTATCAATTCTGGGAATGCATTATCAACTCCCATATATGCGAAGCTGGAGAGTGAATACTTCAAGGATATCACAATGTTTGGGTCAGAGACCTGTCGAAGACGTTGTTAGAATCATCGTTTTCCGTAGCTCTGTCAGAGAGGCTATAAATAGCAGTTCAATAACTGTGACACGTCATCGGGCACAGGGCAACACGCTTCACATTATATTGAAAGAGAAAGGACTTTTTTACTGTTCCGATTTGAACTTCGTCCAAACACGATAATTTCTGAAGTAgcttgttttgaatttcaaccaaTTAGATCCACGAAGTTCACGAACATTTAGAAAAATCTTTTACACGGAGTCAAACATGTTCAATAGTTTTTAACGAGCacaatttagatatttttgacaagttcaGTAATTTTAGATATAAATTATGTCAGCTGTTGTTCGCTTCATACATGTCGCATTATTTTTTTGCATGTTTCATATTTGTTATAACACGATTTgacctaatttgggataattggatcttcatatttttcaaatttcacaaaagtgttaggtgccctatagctgaatgttgcgatattacaaattactcataaaaaaacattgtataacATTAAAAAACCCCAGATGAGTTCACATTTGCAAATCACagagacattacttcaccatccaattatcccaaattagttacaaTCGTGTTTTATATGGTTTACACTTTTCCGTTTGAAACttaatttacacatttctttttaaaatgaatcaatctTTCAGGTAACctgtaagtaagtaagtaagtaagtaagtaagtaaacaaacaaacaaacaaactaactaacaaacaaataaataatcaaataaataaacgaaCTAATTGTCGGCAggataagtaagtaagtaagtaagtaagtaagtaagtaagtaagtaagtaagtaagtaagtaaacaaacaaacaaacaaacaaacaaaacaaacgcaaataaataaattaacgGTCGACAGGATAAGTAAGTACGTGAGTAAGCAAGCAAGCgagcaagtaagtaagtaaataaaacaaacaaacaaacataaataaataaattaactgAATGCAAGGAGGAAAAGTAAGTaagtaaaaaacaaacaaataaaaatgaataaataaatgaataataaatgcataaataaaataaataaactggcAGCAGGATTGTGAACGAGTCCAAAATAAAATCTATTGAATATCACGCATGTACACAATCTTTGTGTTTTAACCATGGCATTGGTCAGTGCGAAGTTGCACATGATCGAAACAGTTTAACTAACTCTCCCCTAAACGCAAGGAGCTTCCTAATCATGTGTCAATTCTCTATGGCCCCCGAGG
Above is a window of Ptychodera flava strain L36383 chromosome 19, AS_Pfla_20210202, whole genome shotgun sequence DNA encoding:
- the LOC139118592 gene encoding mucin-5B-like, translated to MEGNTSPTPAAALLLTTIAALTLFRGTQSQFCWTDWMDDEDTHIVDSALGDFEIVDQLRRTHFFCEDVIGIECRLATPPNTPYDQTGQVGLTCAVNPGFMCFHRNQTGSRCFNYEIRVSCPCNSTTTPQPSSRSTEVTVSDSTVTYSTSEAPASTTRPRTSESLTQPNEVSTSPLTRFSNLTAGHSVMETANEDITQPTTPSSTPTRARLLLTPSLLTRLARSEGGTTVMQPTASSSSLPTTSVQSHEHTPTRERIQTTELPTQPMMQPLTEGCQVAYILVGIFAATTILCAGISVYLCSQYAKAHLNLRYCICRHQGKEFGSSVVGHDIEKHETTEPPMEQEA